The proteins below are encoded in one region of Takifugu rubripes chromosome 1, fTakRub1.2, whole genome shotgun sequence:
- the rprma gene encoding protein reprimo A: MNNTGFNQTDGGLLNKTAEFFCCNFSSVVTDNGFVAAAPDERSLFIMRVVQIAVMCVLSLTVVFGIFFLGCNLLIKSEGMINFLVTDRRPSKETEAVIVGAY, translated from the coding sequence ATGAACAACACGGGCTTCAACCAGACGGACGGCGGGCTGCTCAACAAGACCGCGGAGTTCTTCTGCTGCAACTTCTCCTCGGTGGTGACCGATAACGGCTTCGTGGCCGCGGCTCCGGACGAGCGGAGCCTTTTCATCATGAGGGTGGTCCAGATAGCCGTCATGTGCGTCCTGTCCCTCACCGTGGTCTTTGGTATATTCTTCCTGGGCTGCAACCTGCTCATAAAGTCCGAGGGGATGATCAACTTTTTGGTGACGGACCGGAGGCCGTCCAAAGAGACGGAGGCTGTGATTGTTGGAGCCTACTGA